Part of the Triticum aestivum cultivar Chinese Spring chromosome 4D, IWGSC CS RefSeq v2.1, whole genome shotgun sequence genome is shown below.
GAAGGAGGTGACGATGAGGCCGGTGATCCCGGCGTAGTCGAGGCGGAGCAGCACGTAGCTGGCGTGCTCCGAGTGGCACGCCAGCAGGTGGCACCCGCTGCTCATCAGCAGGCAGAACATGGCGCCGCACAGGTACGTGTAGAACGGCCACCGCTCGACCGGACCGTGCTCTCCTGACAACAGCGACAACGCCGCCGCTGCCGCGAGGTCCGTCTCGCCGGAGACGGACACGTTGCGGCGCAGCAGCGCCTGCATTGCCACGGCCGCTCCGCTGGTGCCGTAGGAGGTCATGAGCACCCTGTGGTCGCCGTTGCCGGTGCAGTTGGCCAGGCCCGTGGATCTCACCGAGTGGGACACGCTGGTTTCCATGGGGACCATCGTGGCGGCGCACACGGTGAGCGCGAGGAACACGAAGAAGCCGATCAAATGCCTGCGAGAAAACACGCGTCAGCTTCTAAAGCGCATGCGCGACGTGTCACGGACGTAGTACGTGCTCGGGCAGAGAGGCTTACGTCCAGACGTTGATGGTCTCGTTGTGGAGGGCGAAGGCACTGAGGAGCGCCTCCTTGAGGGGCCACTCGCTGCGGTAGTAGTGGAGGATGAACTCGTTGTGCTGCAGGAATGCCGGGAGCGCGTCGTAGCCGACGAGCTCGCACTTGCGCCCGCAGCACCGCttcgccacgccgccgccgcctttgcttCCCTCCAGCAAAAGCGACTTCATCGTCGTCGCCGCTGGTGACGACGCCACGGCGGCGACGTCGCTCATCCGTATGGCGGCCGTCTTCCTCAGCAGCGTCACCGTGGAAGCCATTCCCCGAGTCCTGCTCGGTAGCCGGCTATGGAAAATTAACCTCGATCTCGTGTGGTCGACCGAGGACTCGACTCGAGGGAGAAGTAGAGGGGTGTGGTTCGGTGTGACTGGGCTTCTCCGGGTATATATATAAAGCTCTAGTGTTGACTTGTTGTGACCGAGTTTAGGTGGGAAATGGGTGCCCTGAAACGGTCCGATTAGAGCAACTGCGCACGCCAGGACGCTTAAAAAACGATGGATCGTGTTGCAGGTCCAGCAATTAGCGCCGGCACAAGTTAATACTAATAGGCAGACCACGAGTGTTCTTATGCTATGTATAGCCTGTCGTTGTTCCCGGTGGCTACTTTGAGTGCGGTGTCCTGCAACACCAATCAATGGCAGACGGCGTAAAGTCACAGTACAGTGTGAATttagagtaaatagcataaaactaccacaatTCGCGTTTCAAAAACCCCAAATCGCCGACTGATTTACACTTTATCGCGATTATGACAGGCTGGGCCCGCACCTAAACaaaccgtttgtttgaccgttaactgacatgtggggctcacATGTCAGTGTCTCTTACACTCCAATAAAAATATCTCAAAATATATGGCCTAATTGTTTTACAGAATAGTCCCTGTAAGTTTTttgaaaaagcaatcgggtccctataAGTtaaaaaaaagcaatcgggtccctgagAGAAGCCGCATCGCCATGAGGAATGGCGCCGGCGGCTTTGTGGCTTCCAGGTCGCGGTGGAGCAGCTTAAGGCGCCGGCGGCTCGGCGGTGGCAGGTCGCGGGAAGCAACGTGGCCCGCGGTGGAGCAGCTCGACGCGTCGGCGGCCAGGTCGTGGGCAGCTGCGTGGTAGGCGGTGGAGAAGCTCGACAGGCCGGTCGATGGTGGCGCCGGCTCGAGGTGGTGGCGGTGTGGCCGGCCTCGGCGGGGAGACGGGGCTCGTCGGGCCCGTGCACCTCTTCATGGTGGCGGTGTGGCCGACCTCGGCGCCGGCTCGAGGTGGTGGTCCATGGAGGCGCCGGCTCAAGGTGGTGGCGCCGGCGTCGGCGCGGAGGCGGGGCTCCTCCAGGTGGGCGACGGGCTCGGTCCAGGTGGAGTCCTTGCCGGCCGCGCCTGCTGCTCCTTGCCGgctggcagagagagagagagagagagataagggagagaaggaggaggaggaggaggaagagataactgacatgtgggccccacatgtcagttaacggtcaaacaaacggtttGTTTAGGTGCGGGCCCGACTTGTCATAAACTGGTTTAATTTCTTAGCCACGGGCGTTTTGGGTCTTTTGAAACAGTCGACGCCGACTCTGATAGTTATCAGTCACAAACAAAATtatggtagttttttggaacctaacgcgaattgtggtagttttatgctatttactcgtgAATTTACGAACACCTCGACGACCATACGGTGTAACTCATGTTAGTTAGGCTTAATGTCAGCTGCCGGTTCAGGATTGATCGTGGAAAACAGGAGTGCTTTGGTCACGGACTCGTAGCCCTCTCTGCAAGCCGACCGGGGACACGCAAGACTGCTGGACGCGTGCAGTACGGCAAGCATCCTCGGTTCAACTTTGGCGGCTTAATTAATACTCTCCTCGGAAGAAAACGATGGTGATCATAGAACACTTCGTCAGAGAAATGTTGCTGCCACTGGGGAAGTAGCATCCCGTGTGTTCATGTTCTCAACAAACTTATTCGGTAGCAGGTTTCGTAGGTCAAGATCATCTGCCACGCTCAACATTTTTTTTCTTTGAAACGGAGGCGAAAACTTTGCCTCGTCTATTAACCCGAAATCATCGGACGTCTACGGCTATGTCAGATTAGTATCAGTGTCAAACATTGGTGCAGGTGGAGCCTCGATCCCACTAGACGCTCAACTCTTGAACCTGTCTCCATGTTTCTCGACGTATGACCATATTTCTCCCTTGCCTTGTTAACATACTCCGTCAACGACAAGTTTTATGCCTGCGCACCAATCCAATTTTGTTTTGGCTTTGGGGGTAGTGGTAAACCCCGATCACTGCCACTTGTTGTCTTGTCTATGCACACGCCGCTATTCGCTTGGATCTTTGCTGGAACAAAGTGTTCCAAGTCCTTGAGATAGCGTTCCCCAAGAAACTGGGTTTGTTGTTGTCTACGCGCTTCCTTTGGATCTTCGCCCGACTCCAAATTTCAGGCCGACTCTATTGTTGTGAAAAGCACCGGTGTACTTTTGTAAAGTGAGTGGGCGAGTATTTATATTTGAAAGCAATACCCGTAATAATCTGAAGCTAGCATAGTACTCGAAACTTTGTAGACCAAATACTActtgaaactttttctttgacagATTTTCCACTCGTCTACGCAGCCAAATAATACTTGAAACTTTGTAGTACCAAAACATATCACACATATACGCATATACACTATATATCAAAAGTCAAAAAGAGTTGTAAAGTGAGTACATCTTATTTATTTTATATGAAATCTAATAAGACATAGAGAATTGGACTGAATCAATTTGAAGAATCTGACACCAAATCTCCTTACCGCGTATGCACAACGAGAAATTTTAACCTTGCTGCCCAAAGAGGCTGAAAGGAATCTACGTTGGAGCTTAGTCTAATCTGTCCGGATTGATGAATTTGAGGACAATCGGAGCCCAAAAGACTGACTCGAAAAAGAAGCAACACCCTTGCGAAGACTAAAATCCTAACCTATCTACTAGCCGGAGCTGAGGCACCAAGATTCCCTTCTCCACCACCAACCGCCCGAGCGGCGGAcagaggggaggcgaatccacgggCTTGTTGGGGGAGATCGAGGGGAGAAAGGCTTTGCCCTAGTGGACTTGCAAGAGGGGAACGAAAGACATCGGGGAAAAGGCGACGACTGCATCTCTGGGGTGCTAGTCCTTAACTAGGGGCAAGTGCACGAAGACTTCCTGACTTCTAGTATGGGAGCCCCAACAAAGGCGCATCGGTGGTTCGTTCTGGTGACGGTAGTGGTCATTCAGTGGTTCAGGGACCTTAGTGTgattttttatgttg
Proteins encoded:
- the LOC123097029 gene encoding heptahelical transmembrane protein 4-like gives rise to the protein MASTVTLLRKTAAIRMSDVAAVASSPAATTMKSLLLEGSKGGGGVAKRCCGRKCELVGYDALPAFLQHNEFILHYYRSEWPLKEALLSAFALHNETINVWTHLIGFFVFLALTVCAATMVPMETSVSHSVRSTGLANCTGNGDHRVLMTSYGTSGAAVAMQALLRRNVSVSGETDLAAAAALSLLSGEHGPVERWPFYTYLCGAMFCLLMSSGCHLLACHSEHASYVLLRLDYAGITGLIVTSFYPLVYYTFLCDPFSRTLYLGSITVFGAAAVAVSLLPVFEAPELRWARAALFVCMGASGLVPIVHKMLVFGARPEAVVTTGYEVAMGVFYLAGVLVYATRVPERWMPGRFDLVGHSHQLFHALVIAGAYAHYNAGLVYLSWRDMDKC